One stretch of Labrus bergylta chromosome 24, fLabBer1.1, whole genome shotgun sequence DNA includes these proteins:
- the LOC110003782 gene encoding target of Nesh-SH3 isoform X6 has product MACVALFLRVLILLLGGTLLLGGLAAQRTRVRRQNMKVQINATGDTIIMKFVRPSPDVKLEGYILGYGSSMFSKQFIPLPENGEPYETELDAEPKYLVAVQPIPVNDVKKHCTGKVNLEKPLHLVIGSVSPTAVLLSWGNHLKTPYEGNIMNECLEDGFYTIRYRERNRKWIYQTCPTGDTVVDNLKPNTPYEFGVRSNKDDRSSMWSKLVIHNTNMGNKNTQKPFKLRNPLAKPLKPLGPHTLFPPRLALHNRTHLPLFPGAPRTSFAPPEGRQETAEPNSPHVLLDKGNSFTNDTMKPSERPPALPSLMSTTARPADTTASPILKLTSGDDSHQGQTTNVPEMTFNPAVNGQPHRGGLSPPRPALWSRPRLGSLPRPSVPISKRPNLVGKPGDTDKVNNLKQTDKLPVLKPKVPPATVKPTKQERKQTSTAAPTTAGGRQETWEDSELFQSQPTSDVDALGKKRYVAPHVVYQTGKKPDEPCSITSSLNYFPQGERGDANVTAPPKSPPSNLTVVTVEGCPSFIILDWEKTDNDTTEYEVISTAKGPDGEQVSILTTNQTHTAVENLKPESSYEFKVKPKNELGEGPPSEPVSFSTESADPRVSENVSGKDAIWTQFPFKTDSYSDCHGKQYVKRTWYRKFVGVQLCNSLRYKIYLSDSLTGKFHNIGDQTGFGEDHCQFVDSFLDGRTGRQLQADQLPSRPGFYRAIRQEPVHFGQIGGPSHISYVSWYECGTPIPGKW; this is encoded by the exons ATGGCGTGCGTTGCTCTCTTTTTACGGGTCCTGATCCTGCTGCTGGGAGGGACGCTGCTGCTCGGCGGTTTGGCTGCACAGAGGACCAGAG TACGGCGTCAGAACATGAAGGTCCAGATTAACGCCACGGGCGACACCATCATCATGAAGTTTGTGCGTCCGAGTCCCGACGTGAAGCTGGAGGGTTACATTCTGGGTTACGGCAGCAGCATGTTCTCCAAACAGTTCATCCCGCTGCCCGAGAACGGAGAACCCTATGAGACGGAGCTGG acgCAGAGCCAAAGTACCTGGTGGCTGTCCAGCCAATCCCGGTCAATGACGTGAAGAAACACTGCACAG GGAAGGTGAACCTGGAGAAGCCGCTCCATCTGGTGATCGGCTCGGTCAGTCCTACCGCCGTGCTGTTGTCCTGGGGAAACCACCTGAAGACGCCGTACGAGGGGAACATAATGAACGAGTGTCTGGAGGACGG gttctATACCATCCgctacagagagaggaacaggaagtggaTCTATCAGACATGCCCGACTGGCGACACGGTTGTCGACAACCTCAAACCTAACACGCCGTATGAGTTCGGTGTTCGCTCCAACAAGGACGACCGCAGCAGCATGTGGAGCAAACTGGTCATCCACAACACCAACATGGGCA ATAAAAACACTCAGAAGCCATTTAAGCTGAGAAATCCTCTGGCTAAGCCTCTG AAACCTCTGGGCCCTCACACTCTCTTCCCTCCTCGTCTCG CACTGCACAACAGGACGcacctccctctcttccccGGAGCTCCTCGCACTTCTTTTG CGCCCCCTGAAGGTCGTCAGGAGACTGCAGAGCCTAACTCTCCTCATGTTTTACTGG ACAAAGGAAACTCTTTTACAAACGACACCATGAAACCATCAGAGCGTCCTCCGGCCCTCCCCTCCCTCATGTCCACCACAGCCCGTCCTGCAGACACCACAGCCTCCCCCATCCTTAAACTAACCTCCGGGGATGACTCACATCAGGGACAGACTACTAATGTGCCCGAGATGACCTTTAACCCTGCCG TAAACGGACAGCCTCATCGGGGGGGCCTCTCCCCACCTCGACCAGCCTTATGGTCCAGACCTCGACTCG GTTCCCTCCCTCGTCCGTCTGTACCAATCAGCAAGAGACCCAACCTGGTGGGGaaacctggagacacag ATAAAGTCAACAACTTGAAGCAGACGGACAAACTGCCCGTCCTGAAACCCAAAGTACCTCCAGCAACCGTCAAACCCACCAAACAGGAACGCAAGCAGACGAGCACCGCTGCCCCGACCACAGCCG GCGGTCGTCAGGAGACGTGGGAGGACTCAGAGCTCTTTCAGTCTCAGCCGACCTCTGATGTCGACGCTTTGGGAAAAAAGCGTTACGTTG ctcctcacgTCGTCTACCAAACAGGAAAGAAACCCGATGAGCCGTGCTCCATCACCTCGTCTCTCAACTACTTCCCTCAGGGCGAACGTGGCGACGCCAACGTGACGGCCCCGCCCAAGTCTCCGCCCTCTAACCTCACGGTGGTGACCGTGGAGGGATGTCCGTCCTTCATCATCCTGGACTGGGAGAAAACCGACAACGACACCACAG AGTATGAAGTCATCTCCACCGCCAAAGGACCCGATGGTGAGCAGGTCTCCATCCTGACCACCAACCAGACTCACACGGCCGTGGAAAACCTCAAGCCTGAGAGCAG CTATGAGTTTAAGGTGAAGCCAAAGAACGAGCTGGGCGAGGGTCCTCCCAGTGAGCCGGTCTCCTTCAGCACAGAGTCAG CGGACCCTCGGGTGAGCGAGAATGTGTCAG GGAAAGACGCCATCTGGACGCAGTTTCCCTTCAAGACGGACTCGTACTCCGACTGTCACGGCAAACAGTACGTGAAGAGGACCTGGTACCGCAAGTTTGTGGGCGTGCAGCTGTGCAACTCGCTCAGGTACAAGATCTACCTGAGCGACTCGCTCACCG GTAAATTCCACAACATCGGAGATCAGACGGGCTTCGGGGAGGATCACTGTCAGTTCGTCGACTCGTTCCTAGACGGACGGACGGGCCGACAGCTCCAAGCCGACCAGCTGCCCTCCAGACCAG GTTTTTATCGTGCCATTCGTCAGGAGCCCGTCCACTTTGGACAGATCGGAGGCCCCTCCCATATCAGCTACGTGTCATGGTATGAGTGTGGGACGCCGATCCCCGGGAAGTGGTGA
- the LOC110003782 gene encoding target of Nesh-SH3 isoform X3, with protein MACVALFLRVLILLLGGTLLLGGLAAQRTRVRRQNMKVQINATGDTIIMKFVRPSPDVKLEGYILGYGSSMFSKQFIPLPENGEPYETELDAEPKYLVAVQPIPVNDVKKHCTGKVNLEKPLHLVIGSVSPTAVLLSWGNHLKTPYEGNIMNECLEDGFYTIRYRERNRKWIYQTCPTGDTVVDNLKPNTPYEFGVRSNKDDRSSMWSKLVIHNTNMGNKNTQKPFKLRNPLAKPLKPLGPHTLFPPRLALHNRTHLPLFPGAPRTSFAPPEGRQETAEPNSPHVLLDKGNSFTNDTMKPSERPPALPSLMSTTARPADTTASPILKLTSGDDSHQGQTTNVPEMTFNPAAFVQSQDESSLLRSAQANERAQTNLWVNGQPHRGGLSPPRPALWSRPRLGSLPRPSVPISKRPNLVGKPGDTDKVNNLKQTDKLPVLKPKVPPATVKPTKQERKQTSTAAPTTAGGRQETWEDSELFQSQPTSDVDALGKKRYVAPHVVYQTGKKPDEPCSITSSLNYFPQGERGDANVTAPPKSPPSNLTVVTVEGCPSFIILDWEKTDNDTTEYEVISTAKGPDGEQVSILTTNQTHTAVENLKPESSYEFKVKPKNELGEGPPSEPVSFSTESADPRVSENVSGKDAIWTQFPFKTDSYSDCHGKQYVKRTWYRKFVGVQLCNSLRYKIYLSDSLTGKFHNIGDQTGFGEDHCQFVDSFLDGRTGRQLQADQLPSRPGFYRAIRQEPVHFGQIGGPSHISYVSWYECGTPIPGKW; from the exons ATGGCGTGCGTTGCTCTCTTTTTACGGGTCCTGATCCTGCTGCTGGGAGGGACGCTGCTGCTCGGCGGTTTGGCTGCACAGAGGACCAGAG TACGGCGTCAGAACATGAAGGTCCAGATTAACGCCACGGGCGACACCATCATCATGAAGTTTGTGCGTCCGAGTCCCGACGTGAAGCTGGAGGGTTACATTCTGGGTTACGGCAGCAGCATGTTCTCCAAACAGTTCATCCCGCTGCCCGAGAACGGAGAACCCTATGAGACGGAGCTGG acgCAGAGCCAAAGTACCTGGTGGCTGTCCAGCCAATCCCGGTCAATGACGTGAAGAAACACTGCACAG GGAAGGTGAACCTGGAGAAGCCGCTCCATCTGGTGATCGGCTCGGTCAGTCCTACCGCCGTGCTGTTGTCCTGGGGAAACCACCTGAAGACGCCGTACGAGGGGAACATAATGAACGAGTGTCTGGAGGACGG gttctATACCATCCgctacagagagaggaacaggaagtggaTCTATCAGACATGCCCGACTGGCGACACGGTTGTCGACAACCTCAAACCTAACACGCCGTATGAGTTCGGTGTTCGCTCCAACAAGGACGACCGCAGCAGCATGTGGAGCAAACTGGTCATCCACAACACCAACATGGGCA ATAAAAACACTCAGAAGCCATTTAAGCTGAGAAATCCTCTGGCTAAGCCTCTG AAACCTCTGGGCCCTCACACTCTCTTCCCTCCTCGTCTCG CACTGCACAACAGGACGcacctccctctcttccccGGAGCTCCTCGCACTTCTTTTG CGCCCCCTGAAGGTCGTCAGGAGACTGCAGAGCCTAACTCTCCTCATGTTTTACTGG ACAAAGGAAACTCTTTTACAAACGACACCATGAAACCATCAGAGCGTCCTCCGGCCCTCCCCTCCCTCATGTCCACCACAGCCCGTCCTGCAGACACCACAGCCTCCCCCATCCTTAAACTAACCTCCGGGGATGACTCACATCAGGGACAGACTACTAATGTGCCCGAGATGACCTTTAACCCTGCCG CTTTCGTCCAATCACAGGATGAATCATCCCTGCTGAGATCGGCTCAGGCCAATGAGAGAGCCCAAACTAACCTCTGGG TAAACGGACAGCCTCATCGGGGGGGCCTCTCCCCACCTCGACCAGCCTTATGGTCCAGACCTCGACTCG GTTCCCTCCCTCGTCCGTCTGTACCAATCAGCAAGAGACCCAACCTGGTGGGGaaacctggagacacag ATAAAGTCAACAACTTGAAGCAGACGGACAAACTGCCCGTCCTGAAACCCAAAGTACCTCCAGCAACCGTCAAACCCACCAAACAGGAACGCAAGCAGACGAGCACCGCTGCCCCGACCACAGCCG GCGGTCGTCAGGAGACGTGGGAGGACTCAGAGCTCTTTCAGTCTCAGCCGACCTCTGATGTCGACGCTTTGGGAAAAAAGCGTTACGTTG ctcctcacgTCGTCTACCAAACAGGAAAGAAACCCGATGAGCCGTGCTCCATCACCTCGTCTCTCAACTACTTCCCTCAGGGCGAACGTGGCGACGCCAACGTGACGGCCCCGCCCAAGTCTCCGCCCTCTAACCTCACGGTGGTGACCGTGGAGGGATGTCCGTCCTTCATCATCCTGGACTGGGAGAAAACCGACAACGACACCACAG AGTATGAAGTCATCTCCACCGCCAAAGGACCCGATGGTGAGCAGGTCTCCATCCTGACCACCAACCAGACTCACACGGCCGTGGAAAACCTCAAGCCTGAGAGCAG CTATGAGTTTAAGGTGAAGCCAAAGAACGAGCTGGGCGAGGGTCCTCCCAGTGAGCCGGTCTCCTTCAGCACAGAGTCAG CGGACCCTCGGGTGAGCGAGAATGTGTCAG GGAAAGACGCCATCTGGACGCAGTTTCCCTTCAAGACGGACTCGTACTCCGACTGTCACGGCAAACAGTACGTGAAGAGGACCTGGTACCGCAAGTTTGTGGGCGTGCAGCTGTGCAACTCGCTCAGGTACAAGATCTACCTGAGCGACTCGCTCACCG GTAAATTCCACAACATCGGAGATCAGACGGGCTTCGGGGAGGATCACTGTCAGTTCGTCGACTCGTTCCTAGACGGACGGACGGGCCGACAGCTCCAAGCCGACCAGCTGCCCTCCAGACCAG GTTTTTATCGTGCCATTCGTCAGGAGCCCGTCCACTTTGGACAGATCGGAGGCCCCTCCCATATCAGCTACGTGTCATGGTATGAGTGTGGGACGCCGATCCCCGGGAAGTGGTGA
- the LOC110003782 gene encoding target of Nesh-SH3 isoform X11, whose protein sequence is MACVALFLRVLILLLGGTLLLGGLAAQRTRVRRQNMKVQINATGDTIIMKFVRPSPDVKLEGYILGYGSSMFSKQFIPLPENGEPYETELDAEPKYLVAVQPIPVNDVKKHCTGKVNLEKPLHLVIGSVSPTAVLLSWGNHLKTPYEGNIMNECLEDGFYTIRYRERNRKWIYQTCPTGDTVVDNLKPNTPYEFGVRSNKDDRSSMWSKLVIHNTNMGNKNTQKPFKLRNPLAKPLKPLGPHTLFPPRLALHNRTHLPLFPGAPRTSFVNGQPHRGGLSPPRPALWSRPRLGSLPRPSVPISKRPNLVGKPGDTDKVNNLKQTDKLPVLKPKVPPATVKPTKQERKQTSTAAPTTAGGRQETWEDSELFQSQPTSDVDALGKKRYVAPHVVYQTGKKPDEPCSITSSLNYFPQGERGDANVTAPPKSPPSNLTVVTVEGCPSFIILDWEKTDNDTTEYEVISTAKGPDGEQVSILTTNQTHTAVENLKPESSYEFKVKPKNELGEGPPSEPVSFSTESADPRVSENVSGKDAIWTQFPFKTDSYSDCHGKQYVKRTWYRKFVGVQLCNSLRYKIYLSDSLTGKFHNIGDQTGFGEDHCQFVDSFLDGRTGRQLQADQLPSRPGFYRAIRQEPVHFGQIGGPSHISYVSWYECGTPIPGKW, encoded by the exons ATGGCGTGCGTTGCTCTCTTTTTACGGGTCCTGATCCTGCTGCTGGGAGGGACGCTGCTGCTCGGCGGTTTGGCTGCACAGAGGACCAGAG TACGGCGTCAGAACATGAAGGTCCAGATTAACGCCACGGGCGACACCATCATCATGAAGTTTGTGCGTCCGAGTCCCGACGTGAAGCTGGAGGGTTACATTCTGGGTTACGGCAGCAGCATGTTCTCCAAACAGTTCATCCCGCTGCCCGAGAACGGAGAACCCTATGAGACGGAGCTGG acgCAGAGCCAAAGTACCTGGTGGCTGTCCAGCCAATCCCGGTCAATGACGTGAAGAAACACTGCACAG GGAAGGTGAACCTGGAGAAGCCGCTCCATCTGGTGATCGGCTCGGTCAGTCCTACCGCCGTGCTGTTGTCCTGGGGAAACCACCTGAAGACGCCGTACGAGGGGAACATAATGAACGAGTGTCTGGAGGACGG gttctATACCATCCgctacagagagaggaacaggaagtggaTCTATCAGACATGCCCGACTGGCGACACGGTTGTCGACAACCTCAAACCTAACACGCCGTATGAGTTCGGTGTTCGCTCCAACAAGGACGACCGCAGCAGCATGTGGAGCAAACTGGTCATCCACAACACCAACATGGGCA ATAAAAACACTCAGAAGCCATTTAAGCTGAGAAATCCTCTGGCTAAGCCTCTG AAACCTCTGGGCCCTCACACTCTCTTCCCTCCTCGTCTCG CACTGCACAACAGGACGcacctccctctcttccccGGAGCTCCTCGCACTTCTTTTG TAAACGGACAGCCTCATCGGGGGGGCCTCTCCCCACCTCGACCAGCCTTATGGTCCAGACCTCGACTCG GTTCCCTCCCTCGTCCGTCTGTACCAATCAGCAAGAGACCCAACCTGGTGGGGaaacctggagacacag ATAAAGTCAACAACTTGAAGCAGACGGACAAACTGCCCGTCCTGAAACCCAAAGTACCTCCAGCAACCGTCAAACCCACCAAACAGGAACGCAAGCAGACGAGCACCGCTGCCCCGACCACAGCCG GCGGTCGTCAGGAGACGTGGGAGGACTCAGAGCTCTTTCAGTCTCAGCCGACCTCTGATGTCGACGCTTTGGGAAAAAAGCGTTACGTTG ctcctcacgTCGTCTACCAAACAGGAAAGAAACCCGATGAGCCGTGCTCCATCACCTCGTCTCTCAACTACTTCCCTCAGGGCGAACGTGGCGACGCCAACGTGACGGCCCCGCCCAAGTCTCCGCCCTCTAACCTCACGGTGGTGACCGTGGAGGGATGTCCGTCCTTCATCATCCTGGACTGGGAGAAAACCGACAACGACACCACAG AGTATGAAGTCATCTCCACCGCCAAAGGACCCGATGGTGAGCAGGTCTCCATCCTGACCACCAACCAGACTCACACGGCCGTGGAAAACCTCAAGCCTGAGAGCAG CTATGAGTTTAAGGTGAAGCCAAAGAACGAGCTGGGCGAGGGTCCTCCCAGTGAGCCGGTCTCCTTCAGCACAGAGTCAG CGGACCCTCGGGTGAGCGAGAATGTGTCAG GGAAAGACGCCATCTGGACGCAGTTTCCCTTCAAGACGGACTCGTACTCCGACTGTCACGGCAAACAGTACGTGAAGAGGACCTGGTACCGCAAGTTTGTGGGCGTGCAGCTGTGCAACTCGCTCAGGTACAAGATCTACCTGAGCGACTCGCTCACCG GTAAATTCCACAACATCGGAGATCAGACGGGCTTCGGGGAGGATCACTGTCAGTTCGTCGACTCGTTCCTAGACGGACGGACGGGCCGACAGCTCCAAGCCGACCAGCTGCCCTCCAGACCAG GTTTTTATCGTGCCATTCGTCAGGAGCCCGTCCACTTTGGACAGATCGGAGGCCCCTCCCATATCAGCTACGTGTCATGGTATGAGTGTGGGACGCCGATCCCCGGGAAGTGGTGA
- the LOC110003782 gene encoding target of Nesh-SH3 isoform X12, which translates to MACVALFLRVLILLLGGTLLLGGLAAQRTRVRRQNMKVQINATGDTIIMKFVRPSPDVKLEGYILGYGSSMFSKQFIPLPENGEPYETELDAEPKYLVAVQPIPVNDVKKHCTGKVNLEKPLHLVIGSVSPTAVLLSWGNHLKTPYEGNIMNECLEDGFYTIRYRERNRKWIYQTCPTGDTVVDNLKPNTPYEFGVRSNKDDRSSMWSKLVIHNTNMGNKNTQKPFKLRNPLAKPLKPLGPHTLFPPRLALHNRTHLPLFPGAPRTSFGSLPRPSVPISKRPNLVGKPGDTDKVNNLKQTDKLPVLKPKVPPATVKPTKQERKQTSTAAPTTAGGRQETWEDSELFQSQPTSDVDALGKKRYVAPHVVYQTGKKPDEPCSITSSLNYFPQGERGDANVTAPPKSPPSNLTVVTVEGCPSFIILDWEKTDNDTTEYEVISTAKGPDGEQVSILTTNQTHTAVENLKPESSYEFKVKPKNELGEGPPSEPVSFSTESADPRVSENVSGKDAIWTQFPFKTDSYSDCHGKQYVKRTWYRKFVGVQLCNSLRYKIYLSDSLTGKFHNIGDQTGFGEDHCQFVDSFLDGRTGRQLQADQLPSRPGFYRAIRQEPVHFGQIGGPSHISYVSWYECGTPIPGKW; encoded by the exons ATGGCGTGCGTTGCTCTCTTTTTACGGGTCCTGATCCTGCTGCTGGGAGGGACGCTGCTGCTCGGCGGTTTGGCTGCACAGAGGACCAGAG TACGGCGTCAGAACATGAAGGTCCAGATTAACGCCACGGGCGACACCATCATCATGAAGTTTGTGCGTCCGAGTCCCGACGTGAAGCTGGAGGGTTACATTCTGGGTTACGGCAGCAGCATGTTCTCCAAACAGTTCATCCCGCTGCCCGAGAACGGAGAACCCTATGAGACGGAGCTGG acgCAGAGCCAAAGTACCTGGTGGCTGTCCAGCCAATCCCGGTCAATGACGTGAAGAAACACTGCACAG GGAAGGTGAACCTGGAGAAGCCGCTCCATCTGGTGATCGGCTCGGTCAGTCCTACCGCCGTGCTGTTGTCCTGGGGAAACCACCTGAAGACGCCGTACGAGGGGAACATAATGAACGAGTGTCTGGAGGACGG gttctATACCATCCgctacagagagaggaacaggaagtggaTCTATCAGACATGCCCGACTGGCGACACGGTTGTCGACAACCTCAAACCTAACACGCCGTATGAGTTCGGTGTTCGCTCCAACAAGGACGACCGCAGCAGCATGTGGAGCAAACTGGTCATCCACAACACCAACATGGGCA ATAAAAACACTCAGAAGCCATTTAAGCTGAGAAATCCTCTGGCTAAGCCTCTG AAACCTCTGGGCCCTCACACTCTCTTCCCTCCTCGTCTCG CACTGCACAACAGGACGcacctccctctcttccccGGAGCTCCTCGCACTTCTTTTG GTTCCCTCCCTCGTCCGTCTGTACCAATCAGCAAGAGACCCAACCTGGTGGGGaaacctggagacacag ATAAAGTCAACAACTTGAAGCAGACGGACAAACTGCCCGTCCTGAAACCCAAAGTACCTCCAGCAACCGTCAAACCCACCAAACAGGAACGCAAGCAGACGAGCACCGCTGCCCCGACCACAGCCG GCGGTCGTCAGGAGACGTGGGAGGACTCAGAGCTCTTTCAGTCTCAGCCGACCTCTGATGTCGACGCTTTGGGAAAAAAGCGTTACGTTG ctcctcacgTCGTCTACCAAACAGGAAAGAAACCCGATGAGCCGTGCTCCATCACCTCGTCTCTCAACTACTTCCCTCAGGGCGAACGTGGCGACGCCAACGTGACGGCCCCGCCCAAGTCTCCGCCCTCTAACCTCACGGTGGTGACCGTGGAGGGATGTCCGTCCTTCATCATCCTGGACTGGGAGAAAACCGACAACGACACCACAG AGTATGAAGTCATCTCCACCGCCAAAGGACCCGATGGTGAGCAGGTCTCCATCCTGACCACCAACCAGACTCACACGGCCGTGGAAAACCTCAAGCCTGAGAGCAG CTATGAGTTTAAGGTGAAGCCAAAGAACGAGCTGGGCGAGGGTCCTCCCAGTGAGCCGGTCTCCTTCAGCACAGAGTCAG CGGACCCTCGGGTGAGCGAGAATGTGTCAG GGAAAGACGCCATCTGGACGCAGTTTCCCTTCAAGACGGACTCGTACTCCGACTGTCACGGCAAACAGTACGTGAAGAGGACCTGGTACCGCAAGTTTGTGGGCGTGCAGCTGTGCAACTCGCTCAGGTACAAGATCTACCTGAGCGACTCGCTCACCG GTAAATTCCACAACATCGGAGATCAGACGGGCTTCGGGGAGGATCACTGTCAGTTCGTCGACTCGTTCCTAGACGGACGGACGGGCCGACAGCTCCAAGCCGACCAGCTGCCCTCCAGACCAG GTTTTTATCGTGCCATTCGTCAGGAGCCCGTCCACTTTGGACAGATCGGAGGCCCCTCCCATATCAGCTACGTGTCATGGTATGAGTGTGGGACGCCGATCCCCGGGAAGTGGTGA